The following are encoded in a window of Salinibacter ruber DSM 13855 genomic DNA:
- a CDS encoding PAS domain-containing sensor histidine kinase — translation MPSPARNITALLWPSDDMLSTNAKSRLQVVRLLCLLGSLLIPLYGLLYEAARPEATDPMWIRLVIAGVLGAFVAGTYVLRTLRTHCVGVAWGLLYLLMAWSVALAAVNQFSGAYVVGMLVVYAVSATLVLVSSQLLRSVLSFLSAGLLLTGAALLWAPAVQLSPLVLCGGMAMVAFVVGVVARWVLRVRRHLADQARELEEQRDRLEGHRAYTNRLLNATDDLFFALDPTGQFQWWNDRVLETTGLSDEDVGSVDALDHFVPAEREKQAKQAIRRVLQTGSGQVEVPLVADDGVAVPYEFVGNPVENLEGERQIVCVGRNVAERKRRERELRESERRFQAMLNDPNILAGVLSPDGTFQKVNDTALGYIEATRADVLGRPFWETPWWETENRSAVREKVERVAEGEYVRFEAEHVTPDGEARTVTGIMRPVTGEEGEVVSIFVTARDITERKRREEALQVAEGRYRALIENFPGGVFLFDEDLQYTLAGGRELRDAGLSPSDVEGGGPHDIFPAALAEELDMYFRRALNGEKNAFEQTMDGRRYFNRTLPVRDESGTVIAGMAVAQDITEERRRKEKLERKNDLFQRAQEIANVGGWEYDLDTGALTLTDQAYRIHGVSPGAKMTLERSHGLYHPNDRWEAEEAFRRAAEDGVPYDVEARLITDAGEEKWIRTRGAPQQDDGRTVRVRGTIQDITDQKEREQALRTAKADAEAARQEAEEASRLKSAFLANISHEIRTPLTSIIGFAELIGSEAGALDLSDSPLPGYATMIERSGKRLLETLEGVLNLSKLQSGQMKLETAPVDLNEQIRWAVQELRPKAEEKGVRLQLETGCAVAEGDEGGIQIVIRNLVSNAIKYTEQGGRIWVRSFQNEDRAVLEVEDTGIGMDPAVAESLFEPFRQASEGLNREYEGTGVGLAVTNKAVAQMDGSIEVDTEKGEGTRFTIHLPASEEHPTDGSAS, via the coding sequence ATGCCTTCTCCCGCCCGCAACATCACCGCCCTTCTCTGGCCGAGCGACGACATGCTCTCCACCAATGCTAAGTCTCGGCTGCAGGTGGTTCGTCTGCTCTGCCTCCTCGGGAGCCTCCTGATCCCACTTTACGGCCTCCTGTACGAGGCCGCGCGCCCCGAGGCAACCGATCCGATGTGGATCCGGCTCGTCATTGCGGGCGTCTTGGGGGCGTTCGTGGCGGGCACATACGTTCTGCGAACGCTTCGCACCCACTGCGTCGGCGTCGCGTGGGGACTGCTTTACCTTTTGATGGCCTGGAGTGTGGCCCTGGCGGCGGTCAATCAGTTTTCGGGCGCGTACGTGGTAGGCATGCTCGTCGTGTACGCTGTCTCCGCCACCCTGGTGTTGGTCAGCAGTCAATTGCTGCGGTCCGTGCTGTCGTTTTTGTCGGCGGGCCTGCTCCTCACGGGGGCTGCACTGCTGTGGGCCCCTGCCGTTCAGCTGAGCCCCCTGGTGCTGTGCGGGGGCATGGCCATGGTGGCCTTCGTCGTCGGGGTGGTCGCGCGGTGGGTCTTGCGCGTGCGGAGGCACCTCGCGGACCAGGCACGGGAGCTCGAGGAGCAGCGCGACCGGCTGGAGGGCCATCGGGCGTACACCAACCGCCTCCTCAACGCGACCGACGACCTGTTCTTTGCCCTCGACCCGACAGGCCAGTTTCAATGGTGGAACGACCGCGTGTTGGAGACGACCGGCCTGTCCGACGAGGACGTCGGAAGCGTGGACGCGCTGGACCATTTTGTGCCGGCCGAGCGGGAGAAGCAGGCCAAGCAAGCCATCCGCAGGGTGCTTCAAACCGGCAGCGGCCAGGTGGAAGTGCCCCTCGTGGCCGACGACGGAGTGGCGGTGCCCTACGAGTTCGTGGGCAACCCCGTCGAAAACCTGGAGGGGGAGCGCCAGATCGTGTGTGTCGGCCGGAACGTTGCCGAGCGGAAGCGCCGGGAGCGGGAGCTGCGGGAGAGCGAACGGCGCTTCCAGGCGATGCTGAACGACCCGAACATCCTCGCCGGCGTGCTCTCGCCGGACGGGACGTTCCAGAAGGTCAACGACACGGCCCTCGGGTACATCGAGGCGACCCGGGCGGACGTTCTCGGCCGGCCGTTCTGGGAGACCCCCTGGTGGGAAACGGAAAACAGGTCGGCGGTCCGAGAGAAGGTCGAGCGCGTGGCGGAGGGGGAATACGTGCGGTTCGAGGCCGAGCACGTGACCCCGGACGGGGAAGCCCGGACCGTGACCGGCATCATGCGTCCGGTGACCGGCGAGGAGGGGGAGGTCGTCTCGATTTTTGTCACGGCCCGGGACATCACCGAGCGGAAACGGCGGGAGGAGGCCCTTCAGGTGGCGGAGGGGCGGTACCGAGCGCTTATCGAGAACTTTCCCGGGGGCGTTTTTCTCTTCGACGAGGATTTGCAGTATACACTGGCAGGGGGACGCGAACTCCGGGACGCGGGCCTCTCCCCGTCGGACGTGGAAGGGGGAGGTCCGCACGACATATTTCCGGCCGCCCTGGCCGAGGAGCTCGACATGTACTTCCGGCGCGCACTCAACGGCGAGAAGAATGCGTTCGAGCAGACGATGGACGGGCGCCGGTACTTCAACCGAACGCTCCCGGTTCGGGACGAGTCCGGAACAGTTATCGCCGGCATGGCAGTCGCCCAGGATATCACCGAGGAGCGCCGCCGCAAGGAAAAGCTCGAGCGGAAGAACGATCTCTTCCAACGGGCCCAGGAGATCGCCAATGTCGGCGGGTGGGAGTACGACCTAGACACGGGCGCCCTCACCCTCACCGACCAGGCCTACCGCATCCACGGCGTTTCTCCGGGCGCGAAGATGACGCTGGAGCGGAGCCACGGGCTGTATCACCCCAATGACCGATGGGAGGCCGAAGAGGCCTTCCGCCGGGCGGCCGAGGACGGGGTACCCTACGACGTCGAGGCCCGCCTGATTACCGACGCTGGGGAGGAGAAGTGGATCCGCACCCGCGGGGCGCCGCAACAGGACGACGGCCGGACGGTTCGGGTCCGTGGAACGATCCAGGACATCACCGACCAGAAGGAGCGAGAGCAGGCCCTCCGCACAGCCAAGGCCGACGCGGAGGCGGCCCGCCAGGAGGCCGAGGAGGCCAGCCGCCTCAAAAGCGCCTTCCTCGCTAACATCAGCCACGAGATTCGCACCCCGCTGACGTCGATTATCGGCTTTGCCGAGCTGATCGGCTCGGAGGCCGGCGCGTTGGATCTGTCGGACAGCCCGCTCCCGGGGTATGCCACCATGATCGAGCGAAGCGGGAAGCGCCTGCTCGAAACGCTGGAGGGGGTGCTCAACCTCTCCAAGTTGCAGTCCGGGCAGATGAAGCTGGAAACGGCCCCGGTCGACCTGAACGAGCAAATCCGCTGGGCCGTTCAGGAGCTCCGCCCGAAGGCTGAGGAGAAGGGGGTTCGCCTTCAGCTCGAGACCGGTTGCGCCGTGGCGGAGGGCGACGAAGGCGGCATCCAGATCGTCATTCGGAACCTGGTCTCCAATGCGATCAAGTACACCGAGCAGGGCGGCCGCATCTGGGTCCGGTCGTTTCAGAACGAGGACCGGGCCGTGCTTGAAGTTGAGGACACCGGCATTGGGATGGACCCGGCGGTGGCCGAGTCGCTCTTCGAGCCGTTCCGACAGGCGTCGGAAGGGCTAAATCGCGAGTACGAGGGGACCGGCGTCGGCCTGGCGGTCACGAACAAGGCGGTTGCCCAGATGGACGGATCCATCGAGGTAGACACCGAGAAAGGCGAGGGCACCCGGTTTACCATCCATCTTCCGGCCTCGGAGGAGCATCCGACCGATGGATCCGCCTCGTGA
- a CDS encoding methyl-accepting chemotaxis protein — translation MKRFLTKYVFWYLLTGVMIVTTVLVTESPLASGLATFVGFLTIGSITGTITITALTDLRYVTSKLAEGNLDKSIRTGRGDEFGDVYRAVDDLRQSLLTRIEEVEERKAEAEETKREAESLANKREKEKEALSEEVDRMVGAMDRFVRGDLTVQVDAETEGRDLASKMDASQAEEIGRLQGKFNQSVQNIQQVFHRLSEAVEKTDAVANQLASSADQLNAGVQKQAQQADEVAAAMEQMARTIDDNAENATETAKAARKNGELAEENGDVVLKAVDKMREIGDVVKRSARTVSGLKESSEEIGKIVATIDEIADQTNLLALNAAIEAARAGGDGSGKTGQGFAVVAEEVRELAERTSKATDEIEQMVSSVQEDTSEAVGAIEQGQSEVEAGIELAGQAADAFEEIVDSTGGITDRVDSIATATEEQAATGDQISESVQSISEVSDESAQGIEEVVQAATELEELTGSLRGLVDEFHVGSRDANGRADGPKAPANGTEGGFESTTGDGAAGRREAPELGA, via the coding sequence ATGAAACGCTTTCTGACGAAGTACGTCTTCTGGTATTTGCTGACTGGCGTCATGATCGTGACAACGGTCTTAGTCACAGAGAGCCCCCTCGCCAGCGGGCTGGCGACGTTCGTCGGGTTCCTCACGATCGGGTCCATCACGGGAACGATCACCATTACGGCCCTCACGGACCTGCGCTACGTCACCTCGAAGCTCGCGGAGGGCAACCTCGACAAGTCCATCCGCACCGGCCGCGGCGACGAGTTCGGCGACGTGTACCGGGCCGTCGACGACCTTCGCCAGTCCCTCCTCACCCGTATTGAGGAGGTTGAGGAGCGAAAGGCCGAGGCCGAGGAGACGAAGCGCGAGGCGGAGTCCCTCGCCAACAAGCGGGAGAAAGAGAAGGAGGCCCTCTCCGAAGAAGTGGACCGGATGGTCGGGGCCATGGACCGCTTCGTCAGGGGAGACCTGACGGTCCAAGTTGACGCCGAGACGGAGGGCCGGGACCTTGCGTCCAAGATGGATGCCTCGCAGGCCGAAGAAATCGGGCGTCTGCAGGGCAAGTTCAACCAGTCCGTCCAGAACATTCAGCAGGTCTTTCACCGCTTGTCTGAAGCGGTCGAGAAGACCGACGCGGTCGCCAACCAGCTCGCAAGCTCGGCCGATCAGCTGAACGCCGGGGTGCAGAAGCAGGCCCAGCAGGCCGACGAGGTTGCCGCCGCCATGGAGCAGATGGCCCGCACGATCGACGACAACGCGGAGAACGCGACCGAGACGGCCAAGGCCGCCCGGAAGAATGGGGAGCTGGCCGAGGAGAATGGAGACGTGGTGCTGAAGGCCGTCGACAAGATGCGGGAGATCGGGGACGTCGTGAAGCGTTCCGCCCGGACCGTTAGTGGACTGAAGGAATCGAGCGAGGAGATTGGCAAGATCGTGGCGACGATCGACGAGATTGCCGATCAGACGAACCTTCTCGCCCTAAACGCGGCCATCGAGGCGGCCCGCGCGGGGGGCGACGGCTCCGGAAAGACGGGACAGGGATTTGCCGTCGTGGCCGAGGAGGTCCGCGAGCTGGCCGAGCGGACGTCGAAGGCCACCGACGAGATCGAGCAGATGGTCTCCTCCGTTCAGGAGGACACCAGCGAGGCGGTCGGCGCCATCGAGCAGGGACAAAGCGAGGTGGAGGCCGGAATTGAATTGGCCGGGCAGGCGGCCGATGCCTTCGAAGAGATTGTGGACAGCACCGGGGGCATTACCGACCGGGTCGACAGCATCGCCACCGCGACCGAAGAGCAGGCGGCGACCGGGGACCAGATTTCCGAAAGCGTGCAGTCGATTTCCGAGGTGTCCGACGAGTCAGCGCAGGGCATCGAAGAGGTCGTGCAGGCGGCCACGGAGCTGGAGGAGCTGACGGGCAGCCTCCGCGGGCTGGTCGACGAGTTCCACGTTGGCAGTCGGGACGCCAACGGCCGTGCGGACGGCCCGAAAGCGCCCGCCAACGGCACGGAAGGGGGGTTCGAGAGCACGACCGGGGACGGCGCGGCCGGCCGACGGGAGGCGCCGGAGCTCGGGGCATAG
- a CDS encoding bacteriorhodopsin — MDPITIVYIIGTLGMLVGIPPALSLVGDEVGLDFDYVWAIPGIAAFMYLLMTFDVGSVQFQGYHVPIPRYIDWALTTPLLVGYTAYIAGASRGMIAGTALADFMMIVFGLGAVVFSSTAQWVFFGLSSACHLTLLALLYGPVRNSAFGEPPSHRRLARLLLNYVGLLWLAYPLVWLFGPGLQWVDAAGIAVIISYLDVTAKVPFVYFIYRARKNFVKVTGGEPETASGQGGAATVTSAA, encoded by the coding sequence ATGGACCCGATTACGATCGTCTACATCATCGGAACCCTTGGAATGCTCGTTGGGATTCCCCCTGCACTGTCGCTGGTCGGCGACGAGGTGGGACTCGACTTCGACTACGTCTGGGCCATTCCCGGAATTGCCGCGTTCATGTACCTGCTCATGACGTTCGACGTCGGGTCGGTGCAGTTTCAGGGGTATCATGTGCCCATCCCCCGGTATATTGATTGGGCCCTCACCACGCCCCTTCTCGTGGGGTACACCGCGTACATCGCCGGGGCCAGCCGGGGCATGATCGCGGGCACCGCCCTGGCCGACTTCATGATGATCGTGTTCGGCCTGGGGGCCGTCGTGTTTTCGTCCACGGCCCAGTGGGTGTTCTTCGGGCTGTCCTCGGCCTGCCACCTGACCCTCCTCGCGCTCCTCTACGGGCCGGTGCGCAACTCGGCGTTCGGAGAGCCGCCCTCCCACCGGCGGCTCGCGCGGCTCCTGCTGAACTACGTCGGGCTGCTCTGGCTCGCCTACCCGCTGGTGTGGCTCTTCGGGCCGGGCCTGCAGTGGGTCGACGCGGCGGGAATCGCGGTGATCATCAGCTACCTGGACGTGACCGCGAAGGTGCCGTTTGTCTACTTCATCTACCGGGCGCGCAAGAACTTTGTCAAGGTGACCGGCGGAGAGCCCGAGACCGCTTCTGGGCAGGGGGGGGCAGCGACAGTCACGTCTGCCGCCTAA
- a CDS encoding sensor histidine kinase yields the protein MIGSLIEASTPLTYTGYLLAFVAATAACLGAAWRARSVPSPETRQALTWFFSGSAVWAGAYVGFLLVGSALEKHLFYQLSLIVGFGTVFAWLWFCSAYSGRGLHRNRRVQQFAIAVYVIVTALKVTNPLHGLYYGLEPAGGAFGLVVTHETLYWVVMAVAYALSAAGYLMIFEFLLEAEAKVLPLGVLTGLTALPAVFNVIGHVQPALLDITHEPLGVAVFAVGLLFAYETQFSVVQLTGSVEEPNLTIGREGRIRGLGGGIKEIIPPLSEEDLGRPLTEALPGLGETIRRGEPAWRAGFEKGEAQECQEERAMTTPKQSDASVHPAEHCRYFRVIQTSLGQGMDTQTVVLSDITEQKRRERELRESERRFQAMLNDPNILAGVLSPDGTFQKVNDTALGYIEATRADVLGRPFWETPWWETENRSAVREKVERVAEGEYVRFEAEHVTPDGEARTVTGIMRPVTGEEGEVVSIFVTARDITERKRKARRLKQAKEQAELSKLEAEEASRMKSAMLANMSHEIRTPLTGIIGFAEAIGDEIDGDGGVAHFADLIEDSGRRLLDTLDAVLNLSKLEAGQMTLESRPIDLAGQARQVAREFAAEADDSGLALEVEAEEAGAWADEGGLQIVLQNLLSNAIKYTEEGTVQVRTYREDGEAVLQIEDTGIGMDPAVAESLFEPFRQGSEGLSREYEGTGIGLAVTKKATEQMGGSIDVETEKGQGSTFTARLPAADRKAKRSATDPNEKKTGRSDRVGG from the coding sequence ATGATCGGAAGCCTGATTGAGGCATCCACGCCCCTGACCTACACCGGTTATCTTCTTGCTTTCGTCGCCGCGACCGCTGCCTGTCTGGGGGCCGCCTGGCGGGCCCGGTCGGTTCCGTCGCCGGAGACCCGGCAGGCCCTGACGTGGTTCTTTTCCGGAAGTGCCGTCTGGGCCGGGGCCTACGTGGGCTTTCTGCTCGTCGGATCGGCCCTCGAGAAGCACCTCTTCTACCAGCTGAGCCTGATCGTGGGCTTCGGCACCGTCTTCGCCTGGCTCTGGTTTTGCTCTGCCTACAGCGGGCGGGGCCTCCACCGCAACCGAAGGGTCCAACAGTTTGCGATCGCCGTGTACGTGATCGTGACCGCCCTGAAGGTGACCAACCCGCTGCACGGCCTCTACTACGGGCTGGAGCCGGCGGGGGGCGCCTTCGGCCTGGTCGTGACCCACGAGACGCTCTACTGGGTCGTAATGGCCGTGGCCTACGCCCTGTCGGCAGCCGGCTACCTGATGATCTTTGAGTTTCTTCTCGAGGCGGAGGCGAAGGTGCTCCCGCTAGGGGTGCTGACGGGGCTCACGGCCCTGCCGGCGGTCTTCAACGTGATCGGGCACGTCCAGCCGGCGCTCTTGGACATCACCCACGAGCCGCTGGGGGTGGCGGTGTTTGCGGTGGGGCTGCTGTTCGCCTACGAGACGCAGTTCAGCGTCGTGCAGCTGACCGGGAGCGTCGAGGAGCCGAACCTGACGATCGGGCGGGAGGGGCGGATTCGGGGGCTCGGCGGGGGGATTAAGGAGATCATTCCCCCGCTGAGCGAGGAGGACCTGGGGCGGCCGCTGACGGAGGCATTGCCCGGACTCGGGGAGACGATTCGCCGTGGGGAGCCGGCGTGGCGGGCTGGGTTCGAGAAGGGGGAGGCGCAGGAGTGCCAGGAGGAACGGGCGATGACTACCCCCAAGCAGTCCGACGCCAGCGTGCACCCAGCGGAGCACTGCCGGTACTTTCGGGTGATCCAGACAAGCCTGGGACAGGGCATGGACACCCAGACGGTCGTCCTGTCGGACATCACCGAACAGAAGCGTCGGGAGCGGGAGCTGCGGGAGAGCGAACGGCGCTTCCAGGCGATGCTGAACGACCCGAACATCCTCGCCGGCGTGCTCTCGCCGGACGGGACGTTCCAGAAGGTCAACGACACGGCCCTCGGGTACATCGAGGCGACCCGGGCGGACGTTCTCGGCCGGCCGTTCTGGGAAACCCCCTGGTGGGAAACGGAAAACAGGTCGGCGGTCCGAGAGAAGGTCGAGCGCGTGGCGGAGGGGGAATACGTGCGGTTCGAGGCCGAGCACGTGACCCCGGACGGGGAGGCCCGGACCGTGACCGGCATCATGCGTCCGGTGACCGGCGAGGAGGGGGAGGTCGTCTCGATTTTTGTCACGGCCCGGGACATCACCGAACGGAAGCGGAAGGCGCGGCGGCTCAAACAGGCGAAGGAGCAGGCCGAGCTCTCAAAGCTGGAGGCCGAAGAGGCCAGCCGCATGAAGTCCGCCATGCTCGCGAACATGAGTCACGAGATTCGCACGCCGCTGACCGGAATCATTGGGTTCGCCGAGGCGATCGGGGACGAGATCGACGGGGACGGCGGCGTCGCTCATTTCGCGGACCTGATTGAAGACAGTGGCCGGCGGCTGCTGGACACCCTGGATGCGGTGCTCAACCTCTCAAAGCTGGAGGCCGGACAGATGACCTTGGAGTCCCGCCCCATCGATTTGGCGGGTCAGGCTCGGCAGGTCGCCCGGGAGTTTGCGGCGGAGGCGGACGACAGCGGCCTTGCGCTTGAGGTCGAGGCCGAAGAGGCTGGCGCCTGGGCCGATGAGGGGGGGCTCCAGATCGTACTCCAGAACCTCCTGTCCAACGCGATTAAGTACACGGAGGAAGGGACGGTGCAGGTGCGGACGTACCGAGAAGACGGGGAGGCGGTGCTGCAAATCGAGGACACCGGCATTGGGATGGACCCGGCGGTGGCCGAGTCGCTCTTCGAGCCGTTCCGGCAGGGGTCCGAGGGGCTGTCTCGCGAGTACGAGGGCACTGGCATCGGGCTGGCGGTGACGAAGAAGGCGACCGAGCAGATGGGGGGATCCATCGACGTGGAGACGGAAAAGGGGCAGGGCAGCACGTTCACCGCCCGGCTTCCGGCGGCGGACCGGAAGGCCAAGCGTTCAGCAACGGACCCGAACGAGAAGAAAACGGGCCGGTCCGACCGAGTCGGTGGATGA
- a CDS encoding ATP-binding protein has translation MDGETLPVDEHGHVRVARLLCLLGAVLVSLYVPLYGAGADAPVSMSWLHFGVAGLLVALIGASYISDTVRRRHVAITWGLLYAIMGWTAVLAALNEFAGGYAVGVLLVYAVFGGVVALGSASMRPVLTFLLAGLLAVGGALLWAPVLQTSPWALIGAMGVVALVEGATLRWVRSVCARLRTQGRTLREQRDLLDRLVETSPHAVVRVDASGAPTGANGRAEEILGPDVEAASGDSDGATTGGSAGDEETTPPGTRPLSQVLQVRRVVRNLKCSVERPDGTRRVLSASGAPVRGADGTIREAVFHLEDVTEQERRKQALRRAEEEIEEADRLKSALLANMNHEIRTPLTAIIGFAEAIGTTASEMDLPEHTPLTGYADLIEQSGKRLLDTFEDILDLSQLEAGQMELGIETVDLAEQARRAVQECGANAQDKEIDVRLEATSVSARANENGVQVALQNLLDNAIKYTADGGTVWVRTRPEPGRAVLEVEDDGAGMEPETVDQLFEPFRQASTGMAREYEGAGVGLAVTKEATEQMGGAIEVETEPGAGSRFLIRFPMADHSTHDCGDGPVEPSEEVADAHRDPQTTVTN, from the coding sequence ATGGACGGCGAGACGCTTCCTGTCGACGAACACGGCCACGTTCGGGTCGCCCGCCTACTGTGTCTGCTGGGGGCCGTCCTGGTATCCCTGTACGTCCCCCTGTACGGGGCCGGTGCCGACGCCCCAGTCTCGATGAGCTGGCTTCACTTCGGCGTAGCGGGACTGCTCGTGGCCCTGATCGGCGCCTCGTACATCTCCGACACGGTCCGTCGCCGCCACGTGGCGATCACGTGGGGGCTGCTCTACGCCATCATGGGATGGACCGCGGTCCTCGCCGCGCTCAACGAGTTCGCCGGGGGATACGCGGTGGGCGTCCTTCTGGTCTACGCCGTCTTCGGGGGCGTGGTGGCACTGGGAAGCGCGTCGATGAGACCCGTCTTGACGTTTCTTCTGGCGGGCCTTTTGGCGGTTGGGGGGGCACTGCTGTGGGCCCCTGTGCTCCAGACGAGTCCCTGGGCGCTGATCGGGGCCATGGGCGTCGTGGCCCTCGTCGAAGGGGCCACCCTCCGGTGGGTTCGGTCGGTGTGTGCCCGCCTTCGGACCCAGGGGCGAACCCTTCGCGAGCAGCGCGACCTCCTGGACCGTCTCGTGGAGACGAGTCCCCACGCGGTCGTTCGGGTCGACGCGAGCGGGGCGCCCACCGGTGCAAATGGCCGGGCCGAAGAGATTCTCGGCCCCGATGTGGAAGCGGCGTCCGGCGACTCGGACGGGGCCACCACAGGCGGGTCTGCCGGAGACGAGGAGACAACGCCCCCCGGCACCCGCCCCCTGTCGCAGGTTCTGCAGGTGAGGCGCGTCGTGCGCAACCTAAAGTGCTCGGTCGAGCGGCCGGACGGCACCCGGCGCGTGCTTTCGGCCAGCGGCGCGCCGGTGCGGGGGGCCGACGGGACGATTCGCGAGGCCGTCTTTCACCTCGAAGACGTGACCGAGCAGGAACGTCGGAAGCAGGCCCTCCGGCGGGCCGAAGAGGAGATCGAAGAGGCCGACCGCCTCAAGTCCGCCCTGCTGGCGAACATGAACCACGAAATCCGCACCCCCTTGACCGCGATCATCGGGTTTGCCGAGGCGATCGGCACGACCGCCAGTGAGATGGACCTGCCCGAGCACACCCCACTGACCGGCTACGCCGACCTGATTGAGCAGAGCGGGAAGCGCCTGCTCGACACCTTCGAGGACATACTGGACCTCTCCCAATTGGAGGCGGGCCAGATGGAGCTCGGCATCGAGACGGTCGACCTCGCCGAGCAGGCCCGCCGGGCCGTCCAGGAATGCGGGGCCAACGCCCAGGACAAAGAGATCGACGTGCGGCTGGAGGCGACCAGCGTCTCTGCGCGTGCCAACGAGAACGGGGTCCAGGTCGCGCTGCAGAACCTCCTGGACAACGCGATCAAGTACACGGCGGATGGGGGCACCGTGTGGGTGCGGACCCGTCCGGAGCCGGGGAGGGCTGTGCTGGAGGTCGAAGACGACGGAGCCGGGATGGAGCCGGAGACGGTCGATCAGCTCTTCGAGCCGTTCCGACAGGCCTCCACCGGCATGGCACGCGAGTACGAAGGCGCCGGCGTTGGCCTCGCGGTCACGAAGGAGGCGACCGAGCAAATGGGCGGGGCGATTGAGGTGGAGACCGAGCCGGGGGCAGGCAGCCGGTTCCTCATCCGATTCCCGATGGCGGACCACAGCACTCACGACTGCGGGGACGGCCCCGTTGAGCCTTCCGAGGAGGTCGCCGATGCGCATCGGGACCCCCAGACGACCGTGACGAACTGA
- a CDS encoding HDOD domain-containing protein → MSTRAVETEALEAKFPTLPSAIEAVEELIASGQTDPEKLIAVVKQCPSTSLNVLRRANSAYYGLRHEVESVEQAVRLLGFVEVTSIVVLEGANEMRDQLTNHTGLLDRIMHAAIFTGRFTQQLTRQLDLADEWARPAFSVGLLHVMGRLVLLYSAPAQYAPLADGQDDALPEVGDERRLFGEGHRTLARRAGEHWNLSDRICSVLHRAIDLSGPSTGRRWTLAVAVRAGSALAQRDLSNAPLALPKGLPTADASLPEELVAVAADDATDYAANLGTF, encoded by the coding sequence ATGAGCACACGCGCCGTGGAGACCGAAGCATTGGAGGCCAAGTTTCCCACGCTCCCCTCTGCGATCGAGGCGGTAGAGGAGTTGATCGCGTCCGGACAGACCGATCCCGAGAAGCTGATCGCGGTCGTCAAGCAGTGTCCGTCGACGTCCCTCAATGTCCTCCGCCGGGCAAACTCTGCCTACTACGGCCTGCGACACGAAGTTGAAAGCGTCGAGCAGGCGGTACGCCTTCTCGGCTTCGTCGAGGTGACGTCGATCGTTGTGCTTGAAGGCGCCAACGAGATGCGGGACCAACTCACGAACCACACGGGCCTTCTCGACCGCATCATGCACGCCGCCATTTTCACCGGCCGGTTCACCCAACAGCTGACTCGCCAGCTCGACCTGGCGGACGAATGGGCGCGCCCAGCCTTCTCGGTGGGGCTCCTCCACGTGATGGGCCGCCTCGTGCTTCTGTACTCCGCCCCGGCCCAGTATGCCCCGCTGGCCGATGGACAGGACGACGCTCTTCCCGAGGTGGGGGATGAACGGCGCCTCTTCGGGGAGGGCCATCGCACCCTCGCCCGCCGCGCCGGCGAACACTGGAACCTCTCCGACCGCATCTGCTCGGTCCTACACCGCGCCATCGACCTGTCCGGGCCTTCGACGGGCCGACGGTGGACGCTGGCAGTGGCCGTTCGGGCGGGGAGCGCCCTGGCCCAGCGTGACCTGAGCAACGCGCCGCTCGCGCTCCCGAAGGGCCTGCCCACCGCCGACGCCTCCCTGCCGGAGGAGCTCGTGGCCGTCGCCGCCGACGACGCGACCGACTACGCCGCGAACCTGGGCACCTTTTGA